One part of the Janthinobacterium sp. 17J80-10 genome encodes these proteins:
- a CDS encoding thioredoxin family protein, which translates to MAMNNTYAVTEPPREEVDALKGPTLVEFGAPWCGFCGAAQAPLAAAMAQHPDVRHIKIEDGKGRRLGRSFGVKLWPTLVFFKDGLEVARLVRPGDTSAIEQALRQIQAAS; encoded by the coding sequence CAATGAACAATACCTATGCGGTCACCGAGCCGCCACGCGAGGAAGTCGATGCTCTCAAGGGGCCGACCCTGGTCGAATTCGGCGCGCCCTGGTGCGGCTTTTGCGGTGCCGCGCAGGCACCGCTGGCTGCTGCCATGGCGCAACACCCCGATGTACGCCACATCAAGATTGAAGATGGCAAAGGCCGCCGCCTGGGCCGCTCATTTGGCGTCAAGCTTTGGCCGACCCTGGTGTTCTTCAAGGATGGTCTGGAAGTCGCCCGCCTGGTGCGTCCCGGCGACACCTCTGCCATCGAGCAGGCGCTCAGGCAAATCCAGGCGGCCAGCTAG
- a CDS encoding patatin-like phospholipase family protein — protein sequence MNPLADQPTALILAGGGSFGAIQVGMLRALVAYGVVPDLVIGSSVGAINGAYFACAPNAGGVARLEAIWGGLRRSDVFPLAWRGVLGLLGQRNFAVDPAGLRSVLEQCLPYSTFEQTSIPLHVVATDLLQGVTVRLSSGPVVDAVLASCAIPAVFPPVRIGKQYLIDGAIASNTPISVAIELGARRIIVLPTGFACALESPPRNAIASALHAVTLLIAHQLVMEIALYRQQAEIITVPPLCPLAASPYDFSRAAELIERAADQTRRWLEHGGLTRQRVPPALVAHGH from the coding sequence CAACCGACAGCACTGATACTTGCCGGCGGCGGCAGTTTCGGTGCAATCCAGGTAGGGATGCTGCGCGCGCTGGTCGCTTACGGCGTAGTGCCTGATCTGGTGATTGGCTCATCGGTGGGTGCGATCAACGGCGCCTATTTTGCCTGCGCACCGAATGCCGGCGGCGTCGCCCGGCTCGAGGCGATCTGGGGCGGCCTGCGCCGAAGCGATGTATTTCCGCTCGCCTGGCGCGGCGTACTTGGCTTGCTGGGTCAGCGCAATTTTGCGGTCGATCCCGCCGGGTTGCGCAGCGTGCTCGAACAATGCCTGCCCTATTCGACATTTGAGCAAACAAGCATTCCATTGCATGTGGTCGCGACCGACCTGCTGCAAGGCGTTACAGTGCGGCTATCGAGCGGCCCGGTGGTCGATGCGGTACTGGCGAGTTGCGCCATTCCGGCAGTATTTCCACCGGTGCGCATTGGTAAGCAATATTTAATTGATGGCGCTATCGCCAGCAACACGCCGATCAGCGTCGCAATTGAGCTTGGGGCCAGGCGCATCATCGTCCTGCCGACCGGCTTTGCCTGCGCGCTCGAATCGCCGCCGCGCAATGCGATCGCCAGCGCCCTGCATGCGGTGACGCTGCTGATTGCGCATCAACTGGTCATGGAGATCGCCTTGTATCGCCAGCAGGCAGAGATCATCACGGTGCCGCCATTGTGTCCGCTGGCTGCGTCGCCTTACGATTTTTCGCGTGCGGCTGAATTGATCGAGCGCGCAGCCGATCAGACTCGCCGCTGGCTGGAGCACGGCGGCCTCACACGCCAGCGGGTGCCGCCGGCATTGGTGGCGCACGGCCATTGA